A genomic region of Alphaproteobacteria bacterium contains the following coding sequences:
- the ftsY gene encoding signal recognition particle-docking protein FtsY, giving the protein MSWFKRLQQGLQKSSGKLADGIGGIFTKRKLDAAILEELEELLIAADLGPAVAARLAAEFGKNRFGKEVSDREVREALAEQIAALLGPVAKPLEIDRGKKPFVVLVVGVNGVGKTTTIGKLAQHYAGAGMKVMMAAGDTFRAAAVQQLQIWGERTGAPVVAGKEGADAAGLVFTALERARDANTDLLLVDTAGRLHNKEHLMAELAKIVRVMKKLDESAPHATLLVLDATTGQNAVAQAETFDKLTPVTGMVVTKLDGTAKGGVLIALADRFKLPVHAIGVGEAAEDLKPFTAREFAASLLALDN; this is encoded by the coding sequence ATGAGCTGGTTCAAGCGCTTGCAGCAGGGTTTGCAGAAAAGTTCCGGCAAGCTGGCGGACGGAATCGGCGGCATTTTCACCAAGCGCAAGCTTGATGCCGCGATACTGGAGGAGCTTGAGGAATTGTTGATTGCCGCCGATCTCGGCCCCGCCGTGGCGGCGCGTCTGGCGGCGGAATTCGGCAAGAACCGTTTTGGCAAAGAAGTGAGCGACCGCGAGGTGCGCGAAGCGCTGGCGGAACAGATCGCCGCCTTGCTCGGTCCCGTCGCGAAGCCGCTTGAGATCGACCGGGGCAAGAAGCCGTTCGTCGTGCTGGTGGTCGGCGTCAATGGCGTTGGCAAGACAACCACCATCGGCAAGCTGGCGCAGCACTATGCGGGGGCGGGCATGAAGGTGATGATGGCGGCGGGCGATACCTTCCGCGCCGCCGCGGTACAGCAGTTGCAGATATGGGGCGAGCGCACAGGCGCGCCGGTTGTCGCGGGCAAAGAAGGCGCGGATGCCGCCGGGCTTGTCTTCACCGCGTTGGAGCGGGCGCGCGATGCGAACACCGATCTTCTGCTGGTCGATACCGCCGGGCGGCTGCACAACAAGGAGCATCTGATGGCCGAGCTGGCCAAGATCGTGCGTGTGATGAAGAAGCTGGATGAAAGCGCGCCGCACGCCACGCTGCTGGTGCTGGACGCCACCACGGGGCAGAACGCGGTGGCACAGGCCGAAACCTTCGACAAGCTGACGCCGGTGACCGGCATGGTTGTGACCAAGCTGGACGGAACGGCCAAAGGCGGGGTATTGATTGCACTCGCGGACCGCTTCAAACTGCCCGTGCATGCCATAGGCGTGGGCGAAGCGGCGGAGGATCTGAAACCCTTCACCGCGCGCGAATTTGCCGCTTCGCTGCTGGCGCTGGACAACTGA
- a CDS encoding AMP nucleosidase — protein sequence MRPDITRFKPELFDNPDKACKRVQEIYAENTKHLRESFQAYAAGKDIGGHVSAGYPYVALTTDKTDHIDTSMRSYGFISGPGRYRTTLTRPDVFADYYREQFALLLSNHRVPLEVGVSNVPIPVHFAFPDGVHVEGDLMPERIEALRDAFDLPGLDMMNDNIANGIYQQDADGYYPLALFTAPRADYSLHRLRHYTATGPEHFQNFVIFTNYQFYVDEFVRHALDTMRASDDVETAARRKQYKCFVEPGGHVTWNANLTQDKPTGSRLERLPQMPAYHLVCDDHCGITMINIGVGPSNAKTITDHVAVLRPHAWIMLGHCAGLRDAQKLGDYVLAHAYVRDDHILDSELPVWVPLPALAEIQRALEQAVAHVTGTSGKALKSVMRTGTVVTTDNRNWELLGYQKMVEQFSQSRAIALDMESSVIAANGFRFRVPYGTLLCVSDKPMHGEIKLPGMANKFYKQQVDQHLQIGLKSIELLRAGGREALHSRKLRGFVETAFQ from the coding sequence ATCCGCCCGGACATCACCCGCTTCAAGCCCGAACTGTTCGATAACCCGGACAAGGCCTGCAAGCGGGTGCAGGAAATCTATGCCGAAAACACCAAGCATTTGCGCGAAAGTTTTCAGGCCTATGCCGCGGGCAAGGATATCGGCGGGCATGTCAGCGCCGGTTACCCCTATGTCGCGCTGACGACCGACAAGACCGACCATATCGATACATCGATGCGGTCATACGGTTTTATTTCCGGCCCCGGCCGCTATCGCACGACCCTGACGCGGCCCGATGTGTTCGCGGATTATTACCGCGAGCAGTTCGCGCTTCTGCTTTCCAACCACCGCGTGCCGCTTGAAGTTGGTGTGAGCAACGTGCCGATCCCCGTGCATTTTGCGTTCCCCGACGGCGTACATGTGGAAGGCGACCTGATGCCTGAGCGGATCGAAGCGCTGCGCGACGCCTTCGACCTTCCCGGCCTTGATATGATGAACGATAACATCGCCAACGGCATTTATCAGCAGGATGCCGACGGTTATTACCCGCTTGCGCTGTTCACCGCGCCGCGCGCCGATTATTCGTTGCACCGGCTGCGCCACTATACCGCCACGGGGCCGGAGCATTTCCAGAATTTCGTGATCTTCACCAATTATCAGTTCTATGTCGATGAATTCGTGCGCCATGCGCTCGATACGATGCGCGCGAGCGACGATGTGGAAACGGCCGCGCGGCGCAAGCAGTACAAATGCTTCGTCGAGCCCGGCGGGCACGTTACGTGGAACGCGAACCTGACGCAGGACAAGCCGACGGGCAGCAGGCTCGAACGGCTGCCGCAAATGCCCGCCTATCACCTTGTGTGCGACGACCATTGCGGCATCACGATGATCAATATCGGCGTCGGGCCAAGCAACGCCAAAACGATCACCGACCATGTCGCGGTGCTGCGGCCGCACGCGTGGATTATGCTCGGGCACTGCGCCGGGCTGCGCGACGCGCAAAAGCTTGGGGATTACGTGCTGGCGCACGCTTATGTGCGCGACGACCATATTCTGGACAGCGAACTTCCGGTCTGGGTGCCGTTGCCGGCGCTTGCCGAAATCCAGCGCGCGCTGGAACAGGCGGTTGCGCATGTGACCGGCACCAGCGGCAAGGCGCTGAAATCCGTCATGCGCACCGGCACGGTGGTGACGACCGACAACCGCAACTGGGAATTGCTTGGCTACCAGAAGATGGTCGAACAGTTTTCGCAAAGCCGCGCGATCGCGCTGGATATGGAATCTTCGGTTATCGCCGCGAACGGCTTCCGCTTCCGCGTGCCGTACGGCACGTTGCTGTGCGTTTCCGACAAGCCGATGCATGGCGAAATCAAGCTGCCCGGCATGGCCAACAAATTCTACAAGCAGCAGGTGGACCAGCATTTGCAGATCGGGCTGAAATCGATCGAGCTTCTGCGCGCCGGGGGCCGCGAAGCGCTGCACAGCCGCAAGCTGCGCGGCTTTGTCGAAACCGCGTTCCAATAG
- a CDS encoding 4a-hydroxytetrahydrobiopterin dehydratase, with amino-acid sequence MRERLTDREREAALATLDGWQMAQGREAISKTFRFRNFSEAWGFMCRAALAAEQLDHHPEWFNVYNRVDVTLATHDAGGLTQLDIKLAKKMDAIAAPGAA; translated from the coding sequence ATGCGCGAACGATTGACCGACCGGGAGCGCGAAGCGGCATTGGCGACGTTGGACGGCTGGCAAATGGCGCAGGGCCGCGAGGCGATCAGCAAAACCTTCAGGTTCAGGAATTTCAGCGAGGCGTGGGGGTTTATGTGCCGCGCCGCGCTGGCAGCCGAACAGCTGGACCATCACCCCGAATGGTTCAACGTTTACAACCGCGTTGATGTAACGCTTGCCACGCATGATGCGGGCGGGCTAACCCAGCTTGATATCAAATTGGCGAAGAAGATGGACGCCATCGCGGCGCCCGGCGCGGCCTAG